From Helicobacter sp. MIT 21-1697, a single genomic window includes:
- a CDS encoding DHH family phosphoesterase: MQIFHLSHTDLDGYGCQFIAKEFFSHIKFYNANYGKEVLVRLNSILDYIMHSTQSAQNLLASKFGKTPKNSSVKQEINEKYLLLITDLNLTLNEAHYLNERVSELKIAGNNIELLLLDHHISGQECADKYEWYHLDSLKSASKITFQTLIQHYDMLDCTRKEWITNLSEMINSVDIWLEDGYKFDFGKVAMNMISSSYELNRFMFDEEHRSYKFALIESAKEFLELPNGEVAFDNALYEIKKRALGGEPKTQTMDTITSNAQVELLSTKKHLCTIHYKDKKGFLSYSLGGISVLANLFLRCNPEYDFYIDVNARGNVSLRANGNCDVNTMSKELFNGGGHKNAAGGKIDGFKESFAYADIKMQIEYILNKHKED; the protein is encoded by the coding sequence ATGCAAATTTTTCACCTCTCGCATACCGATTTAGACGGCTATGGTTGCCAATTTATAGCTAAAGAATTTTTTTCTCATATCAAATTTTATAATGCAAACTATGGTAAAGAAGTGCTTGTGCGCCTTAATAGCATACTTGATTATATAATGCACTCTACGCAATCAGCCCAAAATCTCCTCGCTTCAAAATTTGGTAAAACGCCCAAAAATTCATCTGTAAAACAAGAAATAAATGAAAAATATCTTTTGCTTATCACAGATTTAAATCTCACATTGAATGAAGCACATTACCTCAACGAACGCGTAAGTGAGCTCAAAATTGCAGGAAATAATATAGAACTGCTACTTTTAGACCATCATATCAGCGGACAAGAATGTGCAGATAAGTATGAGTGGTATCATCTTGATAGTTTAAAAAGTGCAAGTAAAATTACTTTTCAAACACTTATCCAACACTATGATATGCTTGATTGCACGCGTAAAGAATGGATTACAAATCTAAGCGAAATGATTAATTCTGTGGATATTTGGCTTGAAGATGGATATAAATTTGATTTTGGCAAAGTTGCGATGAATATGATTAGTTCAAGTTATGAACTCAATCGTTTTATGTTTGATGAAGAACATCGTTCATACAAATTTGCCCTCATAGAATCTGCAAAAGAGTTTTTAGAGCTTCCAAATGGTGAGGTCGCTTTTGATAATGCCTTGTATGAAATCAAAAAACGCGCACTTGGAGGCGAACCAAAAACACAAACAATGGATACTATCACCTCAAATGCGCAAGTAGAACTCTTAAGCACAAAAAAACATCTCTGCACAATTCACTATAAGGATAAAAAAGGATTCTTAAGCTACTCTTTAGGGGGCATTAGTGTTTTGGCAAATCTCTTTTTGCGGTGCAATCCTGAATATGATTTTTATATTGATGTTAATGCGCGTGGCAATGTAAGCCTTCGTGCTAATGGTAACTGCGATGTGAATACAATGAGCAAAGAACTTTTTAATGGTGGAGGACATAAAAATGCTGCTGGAGGTAAGATTGATGGCTTTAAAGAAAGTTTTGCATATGCAGATATTAAAATGCAAATTGAATATATCTTAAATAAACATAAGGAGGATTGA
- the flhA gene encoding flagellar biosynthesis protein FlhA: MTFNATHILDQIMSSFKSLSQSKEMIVVIFMVLIVGIIMVPLPSAMLDFLLSISIALSILIILITLYVDKATEFSAFPTILLIVTLYRLALNVATTRMILSEGHNGVEAVSSIVAAFGHFVVGGNYVIGIIVFTILVIVNLIVITNGSTRVTEVRARFTLDAMPGKQMAIDADLNAGLIGQEEAQKRRDALAQEADFYGTMDGASKFVKGDAIASIIITIVNIIGGFLIGVFEHGMSVKQSAETFTILTIGDGLVGQIPALIVATATGIITTRAAKNSQANFAGDIITQITSSAKILSIVGFILILFALVPGLPISLGFVGAFFLIVAWLTSREDLSSMFSLIEKWLRKEDSAQLSKSPAQGGEQDIDISQHKAQRAQKSEEEIKKEEEAIINEALKVETLEIYLGYQLIRLADVKQNGDLLERIRAMRKKIATDYGFLIPQIRIKDNLNLQPTNYEVLLKGVKIGEGDVMPDKFLAMDTGMVGQAIEGIPTKEPAFGLDALWIDPKDKEEAIIQGYHIIDPSTIITTHMTELIKTYAEEFITKDEVKVLMDRHAKDYPVVVGEASKIPMGIILRVLRELLHEKVPIKDMPTILESITDTYPVLQDDTDAIVEQVRSRLARTITDIFKAEDGNLKLFTLSLATEQYLIDRLKEQPSGKNFVLHSNEVQKLIDAIQEEDMKLKQKNIMPVLLVDYRIRKPLVKLLEPFRMSITILGNAEIDPHANFEVVGTLNIEF; this comes from the coding sequence TTGACATTTAACGCGACACACATTTTAGACCAAATAATGTCATCTTTTAAAAGCCTCTCTCAAAGCAAAGAGATGATTGTTGTCATCTTTATGGTGTTGATTGTAGGCATTATAATGGTGCCCTTGCCAAGTGCAATGCTTGATTTTTTACTCAGTATTTCTATTGCTCTTTCTATTTTGATTATCCTCATTACACTCTATGTGGATAAAGCGACAGAATTTTCAGCTTTTCCAACGATTTTGCTTATTGTTACGCTTTATCGCCTCGCACTCAATGTTGCTACCACGCGTATGATTCTAAGTGAGGGACATAATGGCGTAGAAGCAGTAAGTAGCATTGTCGCAGCATTTGGGCATTTTGTTGTAGGTGGAAATTATGTCATTGGAATTATTGTTTTTACTATTCTTGTGATTGTGAATCTTATAGTCATCACAAATGGTTCTACACGCGTAACAGAAGTGCGCGCTAGATTTACACTTGATGCAATGCCCGGCAAACAAATGGCGATTGATGCAGATTTAAATGCAGGGCTTATCGGGCAAGAAGAAGCACAAAAACGCCGCGATGCTCTGGCGCAAGAAGCCGATTTTTATGGCACAATGGACGGAGCAAGCAAATTCGTCAAAGGTGATGCAATAGCCTCTATCATCATCACCATTGTCAATATCATTGGTGGATTCCTTATTGGTGTATTTGAACACGGAATGAGTGTCAAACAAAGTGCAGAAACTTTCACAATCCTTACCATTGGTGATGGACTTGTGGGACAAATCCCAGCTTTGATTGTAGCTACTGCCACAGGTATCATTACTACACGCGCGGCAAAAAACTCACAAGCCAACTTTGCAGGAGATATTATCACACAAATTACAAGCAGCGCGAAAATTCTTAGTATTGTAGGCTTTATTCTTATTTTATTTGCGCTCGTGCCCGGGTTGCCAATTTCACTTGGTTTTGTAGGAGCATTTTTCCTTATAGTAGCGTGGCTCACGAGCCGAGAAGATTTAAGTAGTATGTTTTCTCTTATAGAAAAATGGTTGCGCAAAGAGGATTCTGCACAACTTAGCAAATCTCCAGCACAAGGTGGAGAGCAAGATATTGATATATCTCAACACAAAGCGCAAAGAGCACAAAAAAGCGAAGAAGAAATCAAAAAAGAAGAGGAAGCCATTATTAACGAAGCACTGAAAGTAGAGACTTTAGAAATTTATCTAGGCTATCAACTTATCCGCCTCGCTGATGTGAAACAAAATGGTGATTTATTAGAGAGAATCCGCGCTATGCGTAAAAAAATTGCCACAGATTATGGGTTTTTAATCCCGCAAATTCGCATTAAAGATAATCTGAATCTCCAGCCTACCAACTATGAAGTATTGCTTAAAGGTGTAAAAATTGGCGAGGGTGATGTGATGCCTGATAAATTTTTGGCAATGGATACAGGTATGGTAGGACAAGCTATTGAGGGTATCCCTACTAAAGAGCCTGCCTTTGGGCTTGATGCACTATGGATAGACCCAAAAGATAAAGAAGAAGCGATTATTCAAGGTTATCATATTATTGACCCATCTACGATTATTACCACACATATGACAGAGCTGATTAAAACTTATGCAGAAGAATTTATCACCAAAGATGAAGTCAAAGTCCTTATGGACAGACACGCCAAAGATTACCCTGTGGTGGTTGGCGAAGCATCAAAAATTCCTATGGGTATTATTTTGCGTGTATTGCGTGAGCTCCTCCACGAAAAAGTCCCAATCAAAGATATGCCTACAATCTTAGAGAGCATCACAGATACTTATCCTGTTTTACAAGATGATACGGATGCGATTGTAGAGCAAGTGCGCTCTCGTCTTGCGCGCACTATTACAGATATTTTCAAAGCCGAAGATGGGAATCTTAAACTTTTTACACTCTCTCTTGCTACCGAACAATATCTTATTGATAGACTTAAAGAGCAACCTAGTGGTAAAAATTTCGTCCTACACTCCAATGAGGTGCAAAAACTCATAGACGCAATTCAAGAAGAAGATATGAAATTAAAACAAAAAAATATTATGCCCGTGCTCCTTGTAGATTATAGAATCCGTAAGCCACTTGTTAAACTCCTTGAACCTTTCAGAATGAGTATCACCATACTTGGCAACGCCGAAATTGATCCTCACGCAAACTTTGAGGTTGTAGGCACACTTAATATTGAATTTTAA
- the alr gene encoding alanine racemase, which translates to MNIFQTGLTTLSLLGIFAGANLASPILNSFESTNVNKNNTNSFMEVDIKAFKNNVQVAKKIAGKAKVCAVLKANAYGAGISKVLPTILEEKIPCVAITSNEEARVIRKMKYTGEVLRIRTATMGEIKDGLKYNITEVLGNLDQAKQVDSLAKAMGKKLSIHIKLNSGGMDRNGIDLSTDKGKESVVKLATLPHLVIKGLMTHFPYDDTSKVKEGLKRFEEDTNFLINNAKLERNKLVLHAAASYAAVQVPQSRLDMIRPGKLIYGYGGGDASLPIQQVMSLKSQVAVVNEYPKGSKVSYDGTYTLTRDSKLANIPVGYYDGYAKSLSNQGKILIRGHKVPVVGRVTKNTFMVDVTDYPDIKAGDEVVLFGKQCGNEITQAEFEKSTGTILSETLGYWGSANPIFVKDYKTREVCK; encoded by the coding sequence ATGAATATATTTCAAACTGGATTGACTACTCTATCATTATTAGGAATATTTGCTGGTGCGAATCTTGCCTCACCCATACTCAACTCATTTGAGAGCACAAATGTAAATAAAAACAATACAAACTCTTTTATGGAAGTTGATATAAAAGCCTTTAAGAACAATGTCCAAGTCGCCAAAAAAATAGCAGGAAAAGCAAAAGTTTGCGCTGTTTTAAAAGCAAATGCCTATGGAGCTGGAATTAGCAAGGTTTTGCCCACTATTTTAGAAGAAAAAATCCCTTGTGTAGCTATCACAAGCAATGAAGAAGCAAGAGTTATTCGCAAAATGAAATATACAGGTGAAGTGCTACGCATACGAACAGCTACAATGGGAGAGATAAAAGATGGTTTAAAATATAATATCACGGAAGTTTTGGGAAATTTAGACCAAGCAAAACAAGTAGATTCTCTAGCAAAAGCAATGGGTAAAAAGCTTTCTATTCATATCAAGCTTAATTCAGGTGGAATGGATAGAAATGGTATTGATTTGAGCACTGATAAAGGCAAAGAATCTGTGGTAAAGTTGGCTACCTTGCCACATCTTGTAATAAAGGGACTTATGACGCATTTTCCCTATGATGATACTTCAAAGGTAAAGGAAGGCTTAAAACGTTTTGAAGAAGATACAAATTTTCTTATCAACAATGCAAAACTTGAGAGAAACAAACTTGTGCTACACGCTGCTGCTTCGTATGCAGCTGTGCAAGTGCCTCAATCAAGACTGGATATGATACGACCCGGAAAGCTTATTTATGGCTATGGTGGAGGAGATGCAAGTCTGCCTATACAACAAGTTATGAGCTTAAAATCGCAAGTAGCAGTTGTAAATGAATATCCAAAGGGAAGCAAAGTAAGCTATGATGGTACTTATACGCTTACAAGAGATTCTAAACTTGCTAATATTCCTGTGGGTTATTATGATGGCTATGCAAAATCTTTAAGTAATCAAGGCAAGATTCTTATTAGGGGACATAAAGTGCCTGTTGTTGGGAGAGTTACAAAAAATACCTTTATGGTAGATGTAACTGATTATCCGGATATTAAAGCAGGTGATGAGGTTGTGCTTTTTGGCAAACAATGCGGCAACGAAATCACTCAAGCCGAATTTGAAAAAAGCACGGGCACGATTCTCTCTGAAACATTAGGATATTGGGGAAGTGCAAACCCTATTTTTGTTAAAGATTATAAAACAAGGGAAGTATGTAAATAA
- the leuS gene encoding leucine--tRNA ligase, whose product MQERKYNPKDIESKWQQFWTKHKSFEPLDIDVAQSDSMKKKYILSMFPYPSGAIHMGHVRNYCIGDALARNYRKNGYNVLHPMGWDAFGMPAENAAIKHKTHPKTWTYSNIEAMRKELATLGLSFSKEREFATSDSIYTRFEQEFFIKMWEQGLIYRKEAYLNYCPNDKTILANEQVIEGKCWRCDTPVIQKQMFQYYIKITDYADELLECLDKLEGHWSPQVLSMQRNWIGKSKGLSFAFDFSADSIQKLGDDKAKLEVFTTRPDTIYGVTYCAVAPEHPVVQQLIESKSLDESVIKSIEAIKNTTARARAMSEKIGFDLDVFVIHPLTQEKLPVWVANFVLMDYGSGAVMSVPCHDERDFEFATTYALPFRCVLTKEKGAEEPTQEVCAAYEEGFLINSGEFSGMSISQAKERIIAHFENLGIGKGVINYRLRDWGVSRQRYWGAPIPMVHCELCGIVPENIENLPITLPEDVIIDGEGNPLDKHLTWKDCLCPKCGKKAQRESDTMDTFIQSSWYFLRYTTPRALWEKQAFDKEHLQYWLNVDEYIGGIEHAILHLLYARFWTKVLRDLGYVEIDEPFANLLTQGMVLKDGAKMSKSKGNIVNPNELIARYGADTARLFVLFAAPPMRELEWNDKAVEGAHRFLKRLWERAEHIESCSQKPHINHQALQKNEQYARQKVYEALQKSNEIFSKKQSGYAFNTLIAASMEAFNALNEQENPVVWTEGYFVLLHILEPIVPHICWELSEQYFGRCNFAPLSIDKDALTKQSVIYAITINGKKRAEVEMPLDLSKEEIIIQAKQSVPKWLEGVEICKEIVVPNKLVNLVVK is encoded by the coding sequence ATGCAAGAGCGGAAATATAATCCTAAAGATATAGAATCTAAATGGCAGCAATTTTGGACAAAGCATAAGAGTTTTGAACCCCTTGATATAGATGTCGCTCAATCAGATTCTATGAAAAAAAAATATATTTTAAGTATGTTTCCTTACCCAAGCGGAGCAATTCATATGGGACACGTGAGAAATTATTGCATTGGTGATGCTTTAGCGAGGAACTATCGCAAAAATGGCTACAATGTCTTGCACCCTATGGGCTGGGACGCTTTTGGTATGCCTGCTGAAAATGCTGCTATTAAGCATAAGACACACCCAAAAACTTGGACATATAGCAATATTGAGGCAATGAGAAAGGAACTTGCTACGCTTGGACTTAGTTTTTCTAAAGAGCGCGAGTTTGCTACGAGCGATAGTATTTATACGCGTTTTGAGCAAGAATTTTTTATCAAAATGTGGGAGCAAGGGCTCATATATCGCAAAGAAGCCTATTTGAATTATTGTCCAAATGATAAAACAATCTTGGCAAATGAACAAGTCATTGAGGGTAAGTGTTGGCGATGTGATACGCCTGTGATACAAAAGCAAATGTTTCAATATTACATCAAAATAACAGATTATGCTGATGAGTTGCTAGAATGCCTTGATAAGCTTGAAGGACATTGGTCTCCACAAGTGTTAAGTATGCAAAGAAATTGGATTGGTAAATCAAAGGGGTTAAGCTTTGCTTTTGATTTTAGTGCAGATTCTATACAAAAACTAGGCGATGATAAAGCAAAGCTAGAAGTTTTTACAACGCGTCCGGATACAATTTATGGTGTTACCTATTGTGCAGTTGCGCCAGAACACCCTGTTGTGCAGCAGTTGATAGAAAGCAAAAGCCTTGATGAGAGTGTGATAAAATCTATTGAAGCAATCAAAAATACTACTGCTAGAGCGCGTGCAATGAGTGAGAAGATAGGTTTTGATTTAGACGTATTTGTAATACACCCATTGACACAAGAAAAATTGCCTGTGTGGGTCGCAAATTTCGTGCTTATGGATTATGGTTCTGGGGCAGTAATGAGTGTGCCTTGCCACGATGAACGCGATTTTGAATTTGCCACAACTTATGCTTTGCCTTTTAGATGTGTCCTTACAAAAGAGAAGGGGGCTGAAGAGCCAACACAAGAAGTATGTGCTGCATATGAAGAGGGCTTTTTAATCAATAGCGGAGAATTTAGCGGTATGTCAATCTCACAAGCAAAAGAGCGTATTATCGCACATTTTGAGAATCTCGGTATTGGTAAGGGTGTAATCAATTATCGTTTGCGTGATTGGGGTGTGTCAAGGCAGAGGTATTGGGGTGCACCTATTCCTATGGTGCATTGTGAATTGTGCGGCATTGTGCCTGAAAACATAGAGAATCTCCCTATTACACTGCCTGAAGATGTCATCATTGATGGAGAGGGCAATCCGCTTGATAAGCATCTCACTTGGAAAGACTGCCTTTGTCCCAAATGTGGTAAAAAGGCGCAAAGAGAGAGTGATACAATGGATACTTTTATTCAATCAAGTTGGTATTTTTTGCGCTATACCACTCCAAGAGCATTGTGGGAAAAACAAGCTTTTGACAAAGAGCATTTGCAATATTGGCTTAATGTTGATGAATATATTGGTGGCATAGAACACGCTATCTTGCATTTGCTTTATGCACGATTTTGGACAAAAGTATTGCGTGATTTGGGCTATGTGGAAATTGATGAGCCTTTTGCGAATCTCCTCACACAAGGTATGGTGCTTAAAGATGGAGCAAAAATGTCAAAATCTAAAGGTAATATTGTCAATCCAAATGAGCTCATAGCGCGTTATGGGGCAGATACAGCAAGACTTTTTGTGCTTTTTGCTGCACCACCTATGCGTGAGCTAGAATGGAATGATAAGGCAGTTGAGGGTGCGCATAGATTCTTAAAACGTTTGTGGGAGAGAGCTGAACATATAGAATCTTGCTCACAAAAGCCACATATCAATCATCAAGCATTGCAAAAAAATGAACAATATGCTCGGCAAAAAGTGTATGAGGCATTGCAAAAAAGCAATGAGATTTTTAGCAAAAAGCAAAGCGGATATGCGTTTAACACGCTTATTGCTGCAAGTATGGAAGCTTTTAATGCACTCAATGAACAAGAGAATCCTGTTGTTTGGACAGAGGGGTATTTTGTGTTGCTGCATATTTTAGAGCCTATTGTGCCTCATATTTGTTGGGAGCTAAGTGAGCAGTATTTTGGACGATGTAATTTTGCACCTCTTAGCATTGATAAAGATGCACTTACAAAGCAGAGTGTGATATATGCTATTACGATTAATGGCAAAAAACGTGCAGAAGTGGAAATGCCTTTAGATTTAAGCAAGGAAGAGATTATTATTCAAGCCAAGCAGAGTGTGCCAAAATGGCTTGAGGGAGTGGAGATTTGTAAAGAAATAGTTGTGCCAAATAAACTTGTGAATCTTGTGGTGAAATGA
- the lptE gene encoding LPS assembly lipoprotein LptE, which produces MPKALLLSLCLCFVGCGYQPVSYYAQGIFNDGVYVDISINSSVPESGASIKDAVNNAIIKRFASKLMSKQEAKSYLQIKVQSITQTPIAYNQQGFISYYRTNIVLDIHFKNAQGKSFDVSNTGYYDYSADFTSTIVFDQYRLESISNAASQALDKFISQVAYYGEFYNEH; this is translated from the coding sequence ATGCCAAAAGCATTATTGTTGAGTTTGTGTTTATGTTTTGTAGGGTGTGGGTATCAGCCCGTGAGCTATTATGCGCAAGGTATTTTTAATGATGGCGTGTATGTAGATATTAGTATTAACTCTTCTGTGCCAGAATCTGGAGCGAGCATTAAAGATGCAGTAAATAATGCTATTATTAAGCGTTTTGCAAGTAAGCTTATGAGTAAGCAAGAGGCAAAAAGTTATTTACAAATCAAAGTCCAAAGTATTACGCAAACGCCAATAGCTTATAATCAGCAAGGTTTTATTAGTTATTATCGCACGAATATTGTGCTTGATATTCATTTTAAAAATGCACAAGGCAAGAGTTTTGATGTGAGCAATACAGGTTATTATGATTATAGTGCAGATTTTACCTCTACAATCGTATTTGACCAATATCGTTTAGAATCTATATCTAATGCTGCCTCTCAAGCTCTTGATAAATTTATTTCACAAGTAGCATATTATGGAGAATTTTATAATGAACATTAA
- a CDS encoding Mur ligase family protein has product MLNLSQVLQSKGAEYAPFDPMRAHRIYAGIASKCGFKEHFDTKCKVIHIIGTNGKGSTGRFITMGLEQQGKSVLHFSSPHIFRFNERYYLSNASHKGEVDDAVLEAAHQLLWCMECTHEASYFEYATFLALILAKECEYLVLESGVGGEFDSTHILRADVSVFTLIGLDHQEMLGESVREIALTKLRAMDTRAIIARQNEREVENLAQEIAKQKGIACDLWQELDTDEAFKEQRDAFRDYVRTYHLPRFLCDNLHNAMRTLAVFGMKFDFKNLGELTLRGRCEVLAPHIVLDVGHNLDGARVLKEQFIEKQVNLVYNSYVEKDIEAILRELLPIIKKVLIISVENYRICPRERLIDILTKLGIVYEDFNIHILSQNESYLVFGSFSVVQKFLQEYKESKCKTN; this is encoded by the coding sequence ATGTTGAATCTTTCTCAAGTGCTTCAAAGCAAAGGCGCAGAGTATGCACCATTTGACCCTATGCGCGCCCATAGGATTTATGCTGGTATTGCTTCAAAATGTGGTTTTAAAGAGCATTTTGACACAAAATGTAAAGTGATTCATATCATAGGCACAAATGGCAAGGGTAGCACAGGGCGATTTATCACGATGGGCTTAGAACAACAAGGCAAGAGTGTATTGCATTTTAGTTCTCCGCATATTTTTAGATTCAATGAGCGCTATTATCTAAGTAATGCTTCACATAAGGGCGAGGTTGATGATGCAGTGCTTGAAGCAGCCCATCAGTTGCTTTGGTGTATGGAATGCACTCACGAGGCAAGTTATTTTGAATATGCAACCTTTCTTGCGCTTATTCTTGCAAAAGAATGTGAGTATCTTGTATTAGAATCTGGCGTTGGCGGGGAGTTTGATTCTACACATATACTAAGGGCTGATGTGAGTGTTTTTACACTTATTGGTTTAGACCATCAAGAAATGTTAGGTGAGAGTGTGCGTGAAATCGCATTGACAAAATTAAGAGCAATGGATACCCGAGCAATTATAGCAAGACAGAATGAAAGAGAGGTTGAGAATCTTGCCCAAGAGATAGCAAAGCAAAAAGGTATTGCGTGTGATTTGTGGCAGGAGTTAGATACAGATGAGGCTTTTAAAGAACAAAGAGATGCTTTTAGAGATTATGTGAGGACTTATCATTTACCTCGTTTTTTGTGTGATAATCTTCATAATGCAATGCGCACACTTGCTGTTTTTGGAATGAAATTTGATTTTAAGAATCTAGGCGAACTTACGCTTCGTGGGCGATGTGAAGTCTTAGCACCCCATATTGTGCTTGATGTAGGACATAATCTTGATGGCGCAAGAGTTTTAAAAGAGCAATTTATAGAAAAACAAGTAAATCTTGTGTATAATAGTTACGTAGAAAAAGATATTGAGGCAATTTTGCGTGAGCTTTTGCCAATTATTAAGAAAGTTTTAATAATTTCTGTGGAAAATTATAGAATCTGCCCGAGAGAGAGGCTCATTGATATTCTTACAAAGTTGGGGATTGTATATGAGGATTTTAATATCCATATTCTCTCACAAAACGAGAGTTATCTTGTTTTTGGTTCTTTTAGTGTTGTTCAGAAATTTTTACAAGAATATAAGGAAAGTAAGTGCAAGACAAATTAA
- a CDS encoding M23 family metallopeptidase, whose product MQDKLMISIIDDNGSRQFSVHRLVQKVALFTGVGMVSMIILYFVMAHFLMSELEVILANNNQVRENFQNIYEKNSALERDIDYKTNELLKVNSKVSELESIVNVRKHSNELYNNQDIDIDALTPLQKDMILKIIPNGNPVDDFASKNFPNKGASTYHLTKASPVYATANGIIDSVRVAGSENQFVQIQHSYGFTSNYGHLRKVIVQKGDFVTKGQVIGYSGAGVGLYYDLRFIDSALDVANYTDWNSDNFAQIVGVNSVIDWKNLVWALNDIIQLKNYRVSYQDNEKILAY is encoded by the coding sequence GTGCAAGACAAATTAATGATTTCTATTATTGATGATAATGGTTCAAGGCAGTTTAGTGTGCATCGTCTAGTGCAGAAAGTGGCACTTTTTACGGGTGTTGGTATGGTATCAATGATTATTTTGTATTTTGTTATGGCTCATTTTTTAATGAGTGAGCTTGAAGTTATTTTGGCAAATAATAACCAAGTGCGTGAGAATTTCCAAAATATTTATGAAAAAAATAGTGCTTTAGAACGTGATATTGATTACAAAACAAATGAGCTTCTTAAGGTAAATAGTAAAGTGAGTGAGCTTGAGAGTATTGTAAATGTTCGTAAGCATAGCAATGAATTATATAATAACCAAGATATTGATATTGATGCGCTTACTCCCCTACAAAAAGATATGATTTTAAAGATTATTCCTAATGGCAATCCTGTTGATGATTTTGCATCAAAAAATTTTCCAAATAAAGGTGCTTCTACATACCATCTTACAAAAGCTTCTCCTGTGTATGCTACGGCAAATGGTATTATTGATTCTGTGCGAGTGGCAGGAAGCGAGAATCAATTTGTGCAAATTCAGCATTCATATGGATTTACTTCAAATTATGGACATTTGCGTAAAGTCATTGTGCAAAAGGGTGATTTTGTTACAAAAGGGCAAGTGATAGGATATAGTGGGGCAGGTGTAGGGTTATATTATGATTTGCGATTTATTGATTCTGCACTTGATGTAGCAAATTATACAGATTGGAATAGTGATAATTTTGCCCAAATCGTTGGTGTAAATAGTGTCATTGATTGGAAAAATTTAGTATGGGCACTTAATGATATTATTCAGTTAAAAAATTATCGCGTAAGTTACCAAGATAATGAGAAGATTCTCGCTTACTAG
- a CDS encoding M23 family metallopeptidase, whose product MSSKNSRLVLMITDQNGSRYFNISSIFKQISLYFIVLIVTLIVFGVVSIKTFSAEINKMSMLNETIAKRYNKMLAKNESLNNQIERRLEEISQVDDKIGDLESAIGVPVDATKENDSNLEYRIDVASLTGTQKAFVMKFVPNGYPLEHYNHISAHYGYRVHPLFFTRHLHTGVDFATPIGTPVYATADGVVNAASFSTGGYGYLVKIDHSLGFTTYYAHLSKMVVHKGMFVRHGQLIAYSGNTGQSTGPHLHYEIRFLGNVVDPRNFMEWKMSNFNSIFEKERNVAWQSLLATINNLME is encoded by the coding sequence ATGAGTTCTAAAAATAGCCGTCTTGTTTTAATGATTACTGACCAAAATGGGTCGCGTTATTTTAATATTAGTTCTATTTTTAAACAAATAAGCCTTTATTTTATTGTTCTCATTGTTACATTGATAGTTTTTGGTGTAGTCTCTATTAAAACTTTTAGCGCAGAGATTAATAAAATGTCAATGCTGAATGAAACAATAGCCAAACGTTATAATAAAATGCTCGCCAAGAATGAATCGCTTAATAATCAAATTGAAAGAAGACTTGAGGAAATTTCTCAAGTTGATGATAAAATAGGAGATTTAGAAAGTGCCATAGGTGTGCCTGTTGATGCGACTAAAGAAAATGATAGCAATCTTGAGTATCGTATAGATGTTGCCTCTCTTACCGGCACACAGAAGGCTTTTGTAATGAAATTTGTCCCCAATGGTTATCCTTTAGAACATTATAATCACATTTCTGCACACTATGGTTACAGAGTGCATCCACTTTTTTTTACACGACATTTGCACACGGGGGTGGATTTTGCTACCCCTATTGGGACACCTGTATATGCTACGGCTGATGGAGTTGTAAATGCTGCAAGTTTTTCAACTGGTGGTTATGGATATCTTGTTAAAATAGATCATTCACTTGGGTTTACAACTTATTATGCTCATTTGAGTAAAATGGTTGTGCATAAGGGAATGTTTGTAAGACACGGACAGCTTATTGCTTATAGTGGTAATACAGGACAAAGTACCGGACCTCATCTTCATTACGAAATAAGATTTTTGGGGAATGTTGTTGATCCTAGAAATTTTATGGAATGGAAGATGAGCAATTTTAATTCAATTTTTGAAAAAGAGAGGAATGTAGCATGGCAATCTTTGTTAGCGACAATAAACAACTTGATGGAGTAA